One Streptomyces mobaraensis NBRC 13819 = DSM 40847 DNA segment encodes these proteins:
- a CDS encoding acyl carrier protein, whose protein sequence is MWDQKFEDLLRGFLPFLGADEQLTQDTGLRDLGLDSLGIVELLAALEDAYQVRFHDDALSPETFATPGVLWKALSRLVADQAA, encoded by the coding sequence ATGTGGGACCAGAAGTTCGAGGACCTGCTGCGCGGGTTCCTGCCGTTCCTGGGCGCCGACGAGCAGCTCACGCAGGACACCGGGCTGCGTGACCTGGGCCTGGACTCGCTGGGCATCGTCGAGCTGCTCGCCGCGCTGGAGGACGCGTACCAGGTGCGCTTCCACGACGACGCGCTCAGCCCGGAGACGTTCGCGACGCCCGGCGTGCTGTGGAAGGCGCTGTCCCGGCTCGTCGCGGACCAGGCCGCCTGA
- a CDS encoding ACP S-malonyltransferase — MTTASRTGTAMIFPGMGPTPFAEVGKFMVLNPFARKLVATADRVLGYSLVDRYRTTEGDYSEYAQVAFMVNSLALAQWARHTLGVEPGLCTGPSFGEKPAAAFSGALDFPDAVRATAAFARLLEDYFATEYTDLVTHSFVRVPQDTLRELLGELDERGETYEISCYIDDDFTMLTLRERNLEWLPARLRALGGMSLYTMRPPMHCSLFKGLRDRAEEEVFGPLDFADPTVPVIADQDGALVTTGEGVRAMMLDSCVRPLRWPAVVDALREAGVGTVCVAGQDSLFGRVRRTTDAFEVVPATPRLALRPRPRPASA, encoded by the coding sequence ATGACCACCGCGTCCCGGACCGGTACCGCGATGATCTTCCCCGGTATGGGGCCCACCCCCTTCGCGGAGGTCGGGAAGTTCATGGTCCTCAACCCGTTCGCCCGGAAGCTGGTCGCCACCGCCGACCGGGTGCTCGGCTACTCGCTCGTCGACCGCTACCGCACCACCGAGGGCGACTACAGCGAGTACGCCCAGGTCGCGTTCATGGTCAACTCGCTGGCGCTGGCCCAGTGGGCGCGGCACACGCTGGGCGTGGAGCCCGGGCTGTGCACGGGTCCCAGCTTCGGCGAGAAGCCGGCCGCCGCGTTCTCCGGGGCGCTGGACTTCCCCGACGCCGTCCGGGCCACCGCCGCGTTCGCGCGGCTGCTGGAGGACTACTTCGCGACGGAGTACACGGACCTGGTCACGCACTCGTTCGTCCGGGTGCCGCAGGACACGCTGCGCGAGCTGCTCGGGGAGCTGGACGAGCGCGGGGAGACGTACGAGATCTCCTGCTACATCGACGACGACTTCACCATGCTGACGCTGCGCGAGCGCAACCTGGAGTGGCTGCCGGCCCGGCTGCGCGCGCTGGGCGGCATGTCGCTGTACACGATGCGTCCGCCGATGCACTGCTCGCTGTTCAAGGGGCTGCGCGACCGGGCCGAGGAGGAGGTCTTCGGCCCGCTGGACTTCGCCGACCCGACCGTCCCGGTGATCGCCGACCAGGACGGCGCACTGGTCACCACGGGCGAGGGGGTGCGCGCCATGATGCTGGACAGCTGTGTGCGCCCGTTGCGGTGGCCGGCGGTCGTGGACGCCCTGCGCGAGGCCGGCGTCGGCACGGTGTGCGTGGCCGGGCAGGACAGCCTCTTCGGCCGGGTCCGGCGCACGACGGACGCCTTCGAGGTGGTCCCGGCCACGCCGCGGCTGGCCCTGCGCCCGCGCCCGCGTCCCGCGAGCGCCTGA
- a CDS encoding ferredoxin: MTRWSVEVDRGVCIGASVCANYAPGHFELADGKSRPLAAVIDPDDAVLDAAETCPVAALAVRDADSGALLAPEE; encoded by the coding sequence GTGACCCGTTGGTCGGTCGAGGTCGACCGCGGTGTCTGCATCGGCGCCTCGGTGTGCGCCAACTACGCGCCCGGGCACTTCGAGCTGGCGGACGGCAAGTCCCGGCCGCTGGCGGCCGTGATCGACCCGGACGACGCGGTGCTCGACGCCGCGGAGACCTGCCCGGTGGCCGCGCTGGCGGTGCGCGACGCCGACAGCGGCGCCCTGCTGGCGCCCGAGGAGTAG
- a CDS encoding cytochrome P450: MTTAHEVRAYPFSEPDRLELDPMYARLRAEEPLSRVQFPLGEPAWLATRYHDVRTVLADPRFSRAVAKTRDQPRTHPDEHLDDGLVGMDAPDHARLRKLVARAFTGRRVELMRDDTQRIVDGLVDNMLEQGAPFDMVENFAIPLPVTVISEMLGVPEADRPRLRGWSEAMVSTTALPWEEMERNAKELFAYIGTLVAERRRNPTEDLLGALVKTRDEDGDRLSEEELVMHVTGGLLITGTETTASQMPNFLYALLSHRDQWELLCADPSLVPRAVEELVRWIPLNYSAMFARYALEDIEFGDVTVKAGEPVVGSVASANRDPEIFENPDRLDVTREHNPHIGFGHGPHHCLGAQLARMELQTVLTTLVTRFPTLDFADGADGVVWKQGMLVRGPKLLRVTW, from the coding sequence GTGACCACCGCTCATGAGGTTCGCGCTTATCCGTTCAGCGAACCGGACCGGCTCGAACTCGATCCGATGTACGCCAGACTGCGCGCGGAGGAGCCGCTGAGCCGGGTGCAGTTCCCGCTCGGCGAGCCGGCCTGGCTGGCCACCCGCTACCACGACGTCCGCACGGTGCTGGCCGACCCGCGGTTCAGCCGGGCCGTCGCCAAGACCCGGGACCAGCCGCGCACCCACCCCGACGAGCACCTGGACGACGGGCTGGTCGGCATGGACGCGCCGGACCACGCGCGGCTGCGGAAGCTGGTCGCCCGGGCGTTCACCGGACGCCGGGTGGAGCTGATGCGCGACGACACCCAGCGGATCGTGGACGGGCTCGTCGACAACATGCTCGAACAGGGCGCCCCCTTCGACATGGTGGAGAACTTCGCCATCCCGCTGCCGGTCACCGTGATCTCCGAGATGCTCGGGGTGCCGGAGGCCGACCGCCCGCGGCTGCGCGGCTGGTCCGAGGCGATGGTCTCCACCACGGCGCTGCCGTGGGAGGAGATGGAGCGCAACGCCAAGGAACTGTTCGCGTACATCGGGACGCTGGTCGCCGAGCGCCGCCGCAACCCCACCGAGGACCTGCTCGGGGCGCTGGTGAAGACGCGGGACGAGGACGGCGACCGGCTGAGCGAGGAGGAGCTGGTCATGCACGTGACCGGCGGCCTGCTCATCACCGGCACCGAGACGACCGCCTCGCAGATGCCCAACTTCCTGTACGCGCTGCTCAGCCACCGCGACCAGTGGGAGCTGCTGTGCGCCGACCCGTCGCTGGTGCCGCGCGCGGTCGAGGAGCTGGTGCGCTGGATCCCGCTGAACTACTCGGCGATGTTCGCCCGGTACGCCCTGGAGGACATCGAGTTCGGCGATGTGACCGTCAAGGCCGGCGAGCCGGTGGTGGGTTCGGTGGCCTCGGCCAACCGGGACCCGGAGATCTTCGAGAACCCGGACCGGCTGGACGTCACCCGCGAGCACAACCCGCACATCGGCTTCGGTCACGGTCCGCACCACTGCCTGGGCGCCCAACTGGCCCGGATGGAACTGCAGACGGTGCTGACGACCCTGGTGACCCGCTTCCCGACCCTGGACTTCGCCGACGGCGCGGACGGGGTGGTGTGGAAGCAGGGCATGCTGGTGCGCGGTCCGAAGCTGCTGCGGGTGACGTGGTGA